The DNA region ACCCCTGTAAGGGTGCCGCTAGTTGTAAGCAGAAAATCCTTGGTACGGTCGCCAGGGGTTTCTGCCTTTTTTGTATTAGGGCTGTCACACTTGATTATCTAAGGACATACAGTATAGTGGGTTCGGAAATGATTGTCATGGTTGTTTAAGGTTTTTTGCCTGGGAGCAGAAACCCGGTCGCATTGTTGGTCGGGGTTCTGCTTTTTTTTGTTACGTAGGCATCGTCTACATTTTGCCAACGGTGAAGGAGTTTTGATATAAAACGGCTAATAATTGAGAGTAAGGAAAAATAAGTGTATTTCCTATGGATGCAGCTATTAGCAAGTGTAATAGGTAACACTACACAATAAAGGGTAAGGATAGATGTTGAAAGTTCTATATACAGTGAGTGTGGAGACTGTTGTTTGTTTGTCCAGAAGAAATCCAGGCGGAGAGATTTAATTATGAAAGATGTTATGTTTTACAAGGATTATATCAGCTTGGTACATTACAGCACCGAGGATGAAGTATTTTACGGCGAGCTTGAGGCTTTTGAGGAAGCCGTGGAAGATTATCTTGAACTATGCCGGTTGAACGGAAAAGAGCCGGAAAAAGTCTATAAAGGAAGCTTCAACGTAAAGATAAAACCTGAGCTTCATAAAAAAGCCGCGCAGATGGCCACAATCGGGAAGGATGGTCCTACCGGCACTTTCTCCGACCGCAATGGAATAATTCCCTGGTAAAGACTCAACCGCGCTTCAACATATATCGCCTTGCTTTAGAGCAGTATAATTAGCCTCATCAGGATTAGACCAATTATACTGTTTTATTTTTTCTAGAAATACCCCTAAAGAAGTATTAGTGGACTCCTTATTCCATATAACGGAGAACGGACAGGCGGGTACTCCTTCAATATCAATGAATTTCACGTTATTCATACCTTGGACCGGGGCGAGCCTTGAAAGAATTGAGATGCCAAGGCCGGCCTGGACCAGCATCAGAGCGGTTTCGGCAAGGGGGCAGGTAGTGGTGATGTTTGGCGTGAACCCTGCGTTTTGGCATAGGCGTATCGTGTATTCGTAAGGGCTGGGCTGAGCACCCTGAGAGACCAGGATAAATTGTTCATCCTTAAGCTGGGCCATATGGATGGTGTTTCGGTCGGCTAGAGGATGGTCCTTGGCTACAACGACGGCCGGATAGGTATGAGTTAAGACATAGGATGCTGAAACAGGTGCATTTTCTTCCCTAAGCGATATCATGAACCCAAGATCAGCTTGCTTGTCGGAAACGGCACGTTCGACTTTGCCCCAAGGAAGGCGCTGCAGATTAACTTCAATCAGGGGATATTCGTGATTAAACTGCTTAACTAGTAAAGGGATATGAAATGATAGACTGGTGCTGATGAAGGCAATGGTTAATTTCCCGGTTCGTTTCCTGGAGGCTTCGCTTACCTTGCGCAGGATTTCTGGCTCTTTGGCGAAGATGCTTTCCGCCTCGTCAAGCAAGACCTTTCCGGCTTCGGTTAAAACGAGGTTGCGGTTAGTTCGAAGGAAAAGGGCGGTTCCAAAGTATTTTTCCAATTCGGCAATATGCTTGCTTAAGGCAGGCTGGCTGACGTAGAGTTCTGCGGCAGCTTTGGAGAAGTTAAGCAATCTGGCAACGACCGTGAAGTATTTGAGTTGGCGATAATTCATGATTCGTATCACCTCAATCTGTTATATCAAAAGATTATACTTAGTTAGAATTATAATGTATTTTTAAAATTCTTAAAGACGCTATATGCTTAAGTAAAGGGGTTCCAGATTCCCTAATCATTATGTACAGGAGGTGAAAAAAATGATGATTACCCGTGTTCCATAGTTGGTTGCCGCAAGGAGGTGAAGCAGTTTCCCAAACTAAGGAGGAAAGAGGTTGAATAAAAAACAAATTCTTTTTATGAACTTTATGATATCCTTGGTTTTCAGTATCGCGATGGGTTTTTTTATGCTTTTGATCTATACGGGGGGAATCATGCCGGGATTCCTGACGTCATGGCTGAGTTCGACGCTCATCGGCTTTGTGGTGGCATTTCCGCTGTCCTTAATTATCGTTCCGCCCATCCAAAAATTATCTCTGAATTTATTTAACCAGAGTGTCCACACCCGCACCATAAAATATCGCTGAGATGGGGGGATGATGATACATTATGGCTGTGCAGGAAAATGCAATTGAAAAACCTAATAGCTACCTTAACAAGCGGGCATTATTTATGAGCATTGGTATGG from Desulfitobacterium chlororespirans DSM 11544 includes:
- a CDS encoding LysR family transcriptional regulator encodes the protein MNYRQLKYFTVVARLLNFSKAAAELYVSQPALSKHIAELEKYFGTALFLRTNRNLVLTEAGKVLLDEAESIFAKEPEILRKVSEASRKRTGKLTIAFISTSLSFHIPLLVKQFNHEYPLIEVNLQRLPWGKVERAVSDKQADLGFMISLREENAPVSASYVLTHTYPAVVVAKDHPLADRNTIHMAQLKDEQFILVSQGAQPSPYEYTIRLCQNAGFTPNITTTCPLAETALMLVQAGLGISILSRLAPVQGMNNVKFIDIEGVPACPFSVIWNKESTNTSLGVFLEKIKQYNWSNPDEANYTALKQGDIC
- a CDS encoding DUF2798 domain-containing protein, translating into MNKKQILFMNFMISLVFSIAMGFFMLLIYTGGIMPGFLTSWLSSTLIGFVVAFPLSLIIVPPIQKLSLNLFNQSVHTRTIKYR
- a CDS encoding type II toxin-antitoxin system HicB family antitoxin, which translates into the protein MKDVMFYKDYISLVHYSTEDEVFYGELEAFEEAVEDYLELCRLNGKEPEKVYKGSFNVKIKPELHKKAAQMATIGKDGPTGTFSDRNGIIPW